A portion of the Candidatus Zixiibacteriota bacterium genome contains these proteins:
- a CDS encoding DNA/RNA non-specific endonuclease — protein sequence MLSFHHGRVCQPPAVALGLALMAILNFDFGCSRLATNETESNGLVDTAGPVSEHEGTVGEGAGVPPSFWTYTDSLYDGCNIEWGIICDSGTFLDKEFFCLNHNDEWKIPYWVGYYLSDSNLQGDCDNSYSWKPDTALPEWAQAKDDDYKYTGFDRGHMAPAGCFERSVAARKATYVLSNACPQTRYLNRGRWRVLEEEIRQHVGIMGEAWVFTGTLFLDTSGFNDGMPPDTIGNGVGVPSHCFKAILSRKGAEYCAYAFVMPNTTGPLEGPSTNYMMSVDELEAITHYDFFYRLEDEHEHLLESYADPGWPDDCATWVPL from the coding sequence ATGCTGTCGTTCCATCACGGTAGAGTTTGTCAACCGCCGGCAGTCGCACTGGGACTGGCCTTGATGGCCATTCTCAATTTCGATTTCGGCTGCTCAAGGTTAGCAACAAACGAAACCGAATCAAACGGTCTGGTTGATACGGCCGGGCCCGTGTCAGAACACGAAGGCACTGTAGGCGAAGGAGCTGGTGTTCCACCCAGCTTCTGGACCTACACGGATTCCCTGTATGACGGCTGCAACATCGAGTGGGGGATCATCTGTGACTCCGGAACGTTTCTGGACAAAGAATTCTTCTGTCTGAACCACAATGACGAGTGGAAGATACCATACTGGGTCGGTTACTACTTGTCCGACTCTAATCTGCAAGGGGATTGTGACAACAGCTACAGCTGGAAACCCGATACAGCTCTGCCGGAGTGGGCGCAGGCTAAGGACGATGACTACAAGTATACCGGATTTGATCGTGGTCATATGGCGCCGGCGGGGTGCTTCGAGAGGAGCGTGGCTGCCCGAAAGGCGACCTACGTCCTCTCGAACGCCTGCCCGCAGACCCGCTATCTGAATAGGGGGCGGTGGCGTGTCCTCGAGGAGGAGATCCGGCAACATGTGGGAATAATGGGGGAAGCCTGGGTCTTCACCGGTACACTCTTCCTGGATACGTCCGGTTTCAACGATGGGATGCCGCCTGATACAATCGGCAACGGTGTAGGCGTCCCCTCGCATTGTTTCAAGGCCATTCTGTCCCGGAAGGGTGCGGAGTACTGTGCCTATGCTTTCGTGATGCCGAACACAACCGGTCCGTTAGAGGGGCCATCGACGAATTACATGATGTCGGTGGATGAACTGGAAGCGATTACTCATTATGATTTCTTCTACCGGTTAGAGGATGAACATGAGCATCTTTTAGAGAGCTATGCCGATCCCGGTTGGCCTGATGATTGTGCCACGTGGGTTCCATTGTAA
- a CDS encoding glycosyltransferase family 2 protein — protein sequence MKLSIIIPVYNEVSTLEELIKRVKAAPVDNKEIILVDDYSTDGTRDLIRDKLSGMVDQVHFQDRNYGKGFALKAGFALATGDIVLVQDADLEYDPDQYPLLIEPIAQDRADVVYGSRFQGGGPHRVVYFWHSVGNQLLTLLSNMFTNINLTDMETCYKVFRREIIQSIDIQEPRFGVEPEITAKIAKKRVRIYEIGISYYGRTYDEGKKIGWRDGVHAIWCILKYNLWAR from the coding sequence ATGAAGCTCTCCATTATCATACCGGTCTACAATGAGGTCTCCACTCTCGAAGAACTCATCAAGCGAGTCAAAGCAGCCCCGGTTGACAATAAAGAGATCATTCTGGTCGACGACTACTCCACCGATGGCACCCGCGACCTGATCCGCGACAAGCTCTCAGGTATGGTCGACCAGGTTCACTTTCAGGATCGCAATTACGGCAAAGGATTCGCGTTGAAAGCCGGCTTTGCCCTGGCTACTGGTGATATCGTGTTGGTCCAGGACGCCGATCTGGAGTACGACCCGGACCAGTATCCGCTGCTGATCGAGCCGATTGCGCAGGATCGGGCCGATGTCGTCTATGGTTCGCGGTTTCAGGGTGGCGGTCCCCACCGCGTGGTCTATTTCTGGCATTCTGTCGGAAACCAGCTCCTGACGCTGCTTTCCAACATGTTCACCAATATCAACCTGACCGATATGGAGACTTGCTACAAGGTCTTCAGGCGTGAAATCATCCAGTCGATCGACATTCAGGAGCCGAGATTCGGCGTTGAGCCTGAAATTACGGCCAAGATTGCCAAGAAGCGGGTCCGGATTTACGAAATCGGCATCAGTTACTATGGCCGAACCTACGACGAAGGCAAAAAGATCGGCTGGCGCGACGGCGTTCACGCCATTTGGTGCATTCTCAAATACAACCTCTGGGCACGGTGA
- the leuS gene encoding leucine--tRNA ligase: MSTVDKPQKGYDFKSVEDKWQREWQTQNLYSAPESPDADNSFYMLEMFAYPSGDIHMGHFRNYIIGDAVARYQMMLGKGVLHPFGWDAFGLPAERAAIERSIHPSEWTQKNIATSRGTLQKAGISYDWSREINSSAPDYYRWTQWFFIQLFNKGLAYRKRGFVNWCPTDKTVLANEQVKDGKCERCDTVVEKKNQIQWYFKITDYADQLTDDLDKLTDWPDSVKAMQKEWIGRSHGAEIDFTIEDTGEKLPVYTTRPDTIFGVTFMAIAPEADLIDRLKLDGEFVEKVRAYRNTAMKRSEIDRTAATGEKDGVFTGKYAINPYNGERVQLWVADYVLVGYGTGAVMAVPAHDTRDFAFAKKYDIPIKIVIHPDSDTSLDLDKMDDAFTDYGVMVNSQQFDGLAGSEAIADVTDFAQKEGFGRHKTNFKLKDWLISRQRYWGCPIPIIHCDKCGAVAVPDDQLPVELPVVENFLPKGRSPLADVPEYMNVACPECGGEAQRDPDTMDTYVCSSWYQLRYVDAHNHQAPFEKAKADRWFPIDLYVGGITHATGHLIYFRFFHKFLRDLGWVQGDEPVTRLVCLGMVADEKGATMSKSRGNAVPPFPYFEEYGIDVTRLAMFFTGPTERGVLWDGSTFLGVQKFLNKALVPIVEHYRRSDPDLKQHFNASDLSEDERTIYVKLNQTILRVGEDIERLQFNTAIAALMELVRDYQPDAITNDQLNDSVVLKTIQLVAPLAPHLAEELWRQAGFQSSVFKSGWPVFDPEAIVGDVIEIAVQINGKLRGTVIVPSDADQAIVEAAALDSAKIKTHTEGKQIVKKIFVKGRILNIVVKA, from the coding sequence GTGTCCACGGTCGATAAACCACAAAAGGGCTACGATTTCAAGTCGGTAGAGGACAAATGGCAACGAGAGTGGCAAACTCAGAATCTATACAGCGCACCTGAATCGCCGGATGCGGATAACAGCTTTTACATGCTTGAGATGTTCGCATATCCATCCGGCGACATCCACATGGGGCACTTCCGCAATTATATCATCGGTGATGCCGTTGCGCGCTATCAGATGATGCTGGGAAAGGGAGTGCTTCATCCGTTCGGATGGGACGCTTTCGGTCTGCCGGCCGAGCGGGCTGCTATCGAACGCAGTATTCACCCCAGCGAGTGGACGCAAAAGAACATAGCTACCTCCAGAGGCACTCTTCAAAAGGCCGGGATATCGTATGACTGGTCACGCGAGATCAACTCTTCGGCGCCCGATTATTATCGATGGACCCAATGGTTCTTCATCCAGCTGTTCAACAAGGGTCTGGCATATCGTAAACGCGGGTTCGTCAACTGGTGTCCCACCGATAAGACTGTGCTGGCCAACGAGCAGGTCAAAGACGGTAAGTGTGAACGATGCGACACGGTAGTCGAAAAGAAAAACCAAATACAGTGGTATTTCAAGATTACCGATTATGCCGATCAACTGACCGACGATCTCGACAAATTGACTGACTGGCCGGACAGCGTGAAAGCTATGCAGAAAGAGTGGATCGGTCGCTCCCACGGCGCTGAGATAGACTTTACCATCGAAGATACCGGCGAAAAGCTACCTGTCTATACGACGCGACCCGATACGATCTTTGGTGTTACCTTTATGGCTATTGCGCCCGAAGCGGACCTGATTGATCGACTGAAACTCGATGGAGAATTCGTCGAGAAGGTCCGCGCGTACCGAAACACGGCCATGAAACGATCCGAGATCGATCGCACGGCCGCAACCGGCGAGAAGGACGGTGTCTTTACCGGCAAGTATGCAATCAACCCGTACAATGGTGAGCGAGTACAACTCTGGGTGGCCGACTATGTGTTGGTCGGTTACGGTACCGGTGCTGTGATGGCAGTCCCGGCTCACGACACCCGCGACTTCGCTTTTGCCAAAAAGTACGATATCCCTATCAAGATAGTGATACATCCGGATTCAGACACATCGCTTGATCTGGACAAGATGGACGACGCCTTCACCGATTACGGCGTGATGGTAAACTCCCAGCAGTTCGATGGTCTGGCCGGGTCTGAGGCGATCGCGGATGTCACCGATTTCGCCCAAAAGGAAGGATTCGGACGGCACAAGACGAATTTTAAGCTGAAGGATTGGCTGATCTCGCGCCAACGCTATTGGGGTTGCCCGATTCCGATAATCCACTGCGACAAGTGCGGCGCCGTGGCCGTGCCGGATGACCAGTTGCCGGTGGAGTTGCCGGTTGTCGAGAACTTTCTGCCCAAAGGCCGCTCACCGCTGGCCGACGTGCCTGAATACATGAACGTTGCCTGCCCCGAGTGCGGGGGAGAGGCCCAACGCGATCCGGATACGATGGACACCTATGTCTGTTCGTCATGGTATCAACTTCGCTATGTGGACGCCCACAACCATCAGGCGCCGTTTGAAAAAGCAAAAGCGGACCGCTGGTTTCCCATTGATCTGTATGTCGGTGGTATCACCCACGCCACCGGGCATCTGATATACTTCCGGTTCTTCCACAAATTCCTGCGCGACCTCGGTTGGGTGCAGGGTGATGAACCGGTTACACGTTTGGTCTGTCTTGGTATGGTGGCCGACGAAAAAGGCGCGACTATGTCCAAATCCAGGGGTAACGCGGTGCCGCCGTTTCCGTATTTCGAGGAATACGGAATTGATGTCACGCGGCTGGCCATGTTTTTCACCGGCCCGACCGAGCGCGGAGTTCTGTGGGATGGCTCGACATTTTTGGGAGTACAGAAATTCCTCAACAAAGCACTTGTGCCCATTGTTGAGCATTATCGCCGTTCTGACCCGGACTTAAAGCAACACTTCAATGCGTCAGACCTTTCAGAGGATGAACGAACGATTTATGTCAAACTGAACCAGACTATTTTGCGAGTCGGCGAGGATATCGAACGCTTGCAGTTTAATACGGCTATAGCGGCCCTGATGGAACTGGTGCGCGATTATCAACCGGATGCGATCACCAACGATCAGCTTAACGACAGCGTGGTGCTTAAGACGATCCAACTCGTTGCGCCGCTGGCGCCGCATCTGGCCGAAGAGCTTTGGCGGCAGGCTGGCTTTCAAAGCTCTGTTTTCAAGTCGGGCTGGCCGGTATTTGACCCTGAGGCAATTGTTGGAGATGTTATTGAGATCGCTGTCCAGATCAATGGCAAGCTTCGTGGCACCGTGATTGTGCCGTCCGATGCGGATCAGGCAATTGTTGAGGCGGCAGCTCTTGACAGTGCAAAGATCAAGACGCACACTGAAGGTAAGCAGATCGTCAAGAAGATATTCGTTAAAGGCCGGATACTAAATATTGTGGTGAAAGCTTAG
- a CDS encoding polysaccharide deacetylase family protein: MSRSSKPNQNARSSGRGMILTFHKVQPQFSFGANNFPPSRIEKLLGFLQRRGFRFVPLEHAVLRGEPSDLAITFDDGYAHLADVLPNLMQRYGVKPTVFIPTAFIGCDNTWDYSSSFQRTPHLSAAAIKELAKLGVRFGAHGHRHLDLTRCNQMELVEELKRPMKELENILGETVSSISYPFGRVNETVTSQARSAGYRFGFTMSYPDPLELPLAAGRLPIYGYDTTFSIRQKVEHGTFYAVERINSGITNRLSGGTSWWRRLCGN, from the coding sequence ATGTCACGAAGCAGCAAACCTAATCAGAACGCCCGGTCTTCGGGCCGTGGCATGATTCTGACCTTCCACAAGGTCCAACCACAGTTCAGTTTTGGCGCCAACAATTTCCCTCCGTCTCGAATTGAGAAGTTACTGGGATTCCTTCAGCGTCGAGGATTTCGATTTGTCCCTCTTGAGCATGCCGTTCTCAGGGGAGAGCCCTCCGACCTGGCTATCACCTTTGACGACGGCTATGCGCATCTGGCCGACGTGCTGCCCAACCTGATGCAGCGATACGGTGTTAAACCGACGGTGTTTATTCCAACGGCCTTCATCGGGTGCGATAACACCTGGGATTATAGCTCGAGCTTCCAGCGCACACCGCATCTGAGTGCTGCGGCGATTAAAGAACTGGCCAAACTGGGAGTCCGGTTCGGTGCTCATGGTCACCGACACCTCGATCTCACCAGGTGTAACCAGATGGAGCTTGTGGAGGAACTCAAGCGGCCCATGAAGGAACTTGAAAATATTCTGGGTGAAACGGTTTCGAGTATCAGCTATCCGTTTGGAAGAGTAAATGAGACCGTCACAAGCCAAGCCCGAAGCGCCGGCTACAGATTCGGCTTCACTATGAGTTACCCGGACCCTCTTGAACTTCCGCTGGCTGCCGGACGCCTGCCGATTTATGGTTATGACACAACCTTCTCTATCCGACAAAAAGTTGAGCACGGAACATTCTACGCTGTCGAGAGGATCAATAGCGGCATCACCAACCGCCTTTCAGGTGGAACGTCGTGGTGGCGTCGGCTCTGCGGAAATTGA
- a CDS encoding insulinase family protein codes for MPAYQKTVLKNGLRVITERRPSVRSISLGVWVDVGSRHESPAENGITHLIEHMVFKGTHRRTARQIAGTLESLGGVLNAFTSREQTCYNARIIDEHLEDAVDILADISCHASLTPLNLKREKLVICEEIKEANETPSDLIHDMFSETFWNGQALGQPILGSMEKVMGLTRRRVVDYIKRHYRSESVVIAAAGNIDHDRLVNLVRKSFRFEKGAADRAEPTTLTDRPRVKHGPSDTGQTHFCIGYPGVSFDDREKLATVLLTTYLGGGMSSVLFQKIREARGLTYSVFAFHDAYRGSGVFGIYMATDKDRLGEAYSIVKKELSRVSKRRLSSARLDQIKNQMRGQFSLSLESTASRMSRLARNELMLGKHVTVAQTMKRIDALTSSDVLAISNRILVDSGSVIVTLGPVNTSLFDHVTKQQT; via the coding sequence ATGCCGGCATATCAGAAGACAGTTCTGAAAAACGGACTGAGGGTCATTACCGAACGACGACCCTCGGTTCGTTCTATCTCTTTGGGTGTGTGGGTCGATGTCGGTTCACGGCATGAATCGCCGGCCGAGAACGGCATTACGCACCTGATCGAGCACATGGTGTTCAAGGGAACGCACCGCCGCACGGCCAGGCAGATCGCGGGTACTCTGGAATCACTGGGTGGCGTTCTTAATGCGTTTACTTCACGGGAGCAAACCTGTTACAATGCACGTATCATTGACGAACATCTCGAAGACGCCGTCGATATCCTGGCCGATATCAGTTGTCACGCCAGCCTGACACCGCTGAATCTGAAACGAGAGAAGCTCGTGATATGCGAGGAGATAAAGGAGGCAAATGAAACGCCCTCGGATCTCATCCACGACATGTTTTCAGAGACCTTTTGGAATGGGCAGGCGTTGGGTCAGCCGATCCTCGGCTCGATGGAGAAGGTGATGGGATTGACGCGCCGTCGTGTGGTCGATTATATTAAGCGCCACTACCGCTCGGAGTCCGTCGTAATTGCCGCCGCCGGAAACATCGACCACGACCGACTGGTGAATCTGGTGCGCAAGAGTTTCCGTTTTGAAAAGGGAGCAGCCGACCGGGCCGAACCGACGACCTTGACCGACCGACCAAGGGTAAAGCATGGACCCTCAGACACCGGACAAACTCATTTTTGTATCGGTTATCCGGGCGTGTCCTTTGACGACCGTGAGAAGTTGGCCACCGTGCTCTTGACCACATATCTCGGTGGCGGTATGTCGTCGGTTTTGTTTCAGAAAATCCGTGAGGCCCGTGGACTGACCTATTCCGTATTCGCCTTCCACGATGCCTACCGAGGTTCCGGCGTGTTCGGGATATACATGGCGACAGACAAGGATCGCCTGGGTGAGGCGTACAGCATTGTGAAAAAGGAGCTCAGTCGCGTTTCTAAGAGGCGATTGTCGTCGGCGCGACTGGACCAGATCAAAAACCAGATGCGTGGCCAATTCAGCTTGAGTCTCGAATCGACGGCATCGCGTATGTCCCGGTTGGCGCGCAATGAACTGATGCTGGGTAAACACGTTACGGTTGCCCAGACAATGAAGCGAATTGATGCCTTAACCTCAAGCGACGTCCTGGCCATCTCCAATCGCATTCTAGTTGACTCCGGGTCGGTTATCGTCACTCTCGGACCCGTCAACACCAGTCTCTTTGACCATGTCACGAAGCAGCAAACCTAA
- a CDS encoding polyribonucleotide nucleotidyltransferase — MAHRVEMELGGRTLIIESGKLAKQANGSVTVQYGDSMVVSAACANPEPKIGFDFFPLTVEYREKAYAAGKIPGGFFKREARPSEKEILSARLIDRPIRPLFPSDFRGETQLINFIISHDQKNDTDVMALTATGASLAVSDIPITKTVAGVRVGRLDGQFVVNPTIDQYDECDLLIIIAGSDDAITMVEGSAGEATESDLVDALSFGHDHIKQVIAKIEELKGMCGRDNFEYTPVATDDALKAKVSELLGDKLEGFNKIADKDSRNSEKKSLSTKIIEDLAEEFPDSDRDIKNIIHDLDSDCMRGMIVNENTRIDGRGPDDIREITCDVSFLPRAHGSAVFTRGQTQALVAVTLGTKMDEQRLDELEGESTKSYMLHYNFPPFSVGETRPIRGTSRREVGHGNLAERALFPVIPSEEGFPYTLRLVSDIMESNGSSSMASVCGGSLALMDAGVPIKSAVAGIAMGLIKSDDKVVILTDILGDEDHFGDMDFKVTGTTEGVTAIQMDIKIDGLDVETMRQALDKARTARLHIIDKMNATMSKHRDELSEHAPRIISIKIPPSKIGEVIGPGGKMIRSIVEETGAKIDISDDGTVLIASVDGEAGRLAMERVQALAEEAEVGKVYSGVVRRTAAFGAFIEIIPGTDGLLHISEIDHSRVERVEDVLNVGDRVDVKVINIDGDGKIRLSRKAILTNERDSRGAQRSR, encoded by the coding sequence ATGGCTCATAGAGTAGAAATGGAACTGGGTGGTCGCACCCTGATAATCGAAAGCGGCAAATTGGCCAAGCAGGCCAACGGTTCGGTAACCGTGCAGTATGGTGACTCGATGGTAGTCTCCGCCGCGTGCGCCAACCCCGAACCGAAAATCGGCTTTGACTTTTTCCCCCTGACCGTAGAGTATCGTGAGAAAGCATACGCCGCAGGCAAAATCCCGGGCGGATTCTTCAAGCGGGAGGCTCGACCGTCCGAAAAAGAAATCCTCTCGGCCCGACTGATCGACCGACCGATCCGCCCGCTGTTTCCCAGCGACTTTCGCGGTGAGACGCAGTTGATTAACTTCATTATCTCGCACGATCAGAAGAACGACACCGACGTAATGGCCCTGACAGCCACCGGCGCTTCGCTGGCCGTATCGGATATCCCGATCACCAAGACGGTGGCCGGTGTCCGTGTCGGACGTCTCGACGGACAGTTCGTGGTCAACCCGACCATCGACCAATACGATGAATGTGACCTGTTGATCATCATCGCCGGTTCCGACGATGCTATCACAATGGTCGAGGGTTCGGCCGGGGAGGCAACCGAATCTGACTTGGTCGACGCATTGTCCTTTGGGCATGACCATATCAAGCAGGTTATTGCCAAGATCGAGGAACTCAAGGGAATGTGTGGACGGGACAACTTCGAGTACACACCGGTAGCTACCGATGACGCGCTCAAGGCGAAGGTCTCGGAGCTGCTGGGTGATAAGCTCGAAGGATTCAACAAGATCGCCGACAAGGATAGTCGCAACAGCGAGAAGAAGAGTCTGTCGACCAAGATTATCGAAGACCTGGCCGAGGAATTCCCGGATAGCGATCGTGATATCAAGAACATAATCCACGATCTGGATTCGGATTGCATGCGTGGAATGATAGTTAACGAGAACACCAGGATCGACGGACGTGGACCGGACGACATTCGTGAGATAACTTGTGATGTCAGTTTCCTGCCGCGCGCTCACGGTTCGGCCGTGTTTACCCGTGGGCAGACCCAGGCTTTGGTGGCCGTGACGCTGGGCACCAAGATGGACGAGCAACGGCTGGACGAACTGGAGGGTGAGTCGACCAAGAGCTACATGCTCCACTACAACTTCCCGCCGTTCTCAGTCGGCGAAACCAGGCCCATCCGGGGCACCAGCCGTCGCGAAGTGGGTCACGGCAACCTTGCCGAGCGGGCGCTCTTTCCGGTCATTCCGTCGGAAGAGGGTTTCCCCTACACATTGCGTCTGGTCTCTGATATCATGGAGTCCAACGGTTCTTCGTCGATGGCTTCAGTCTGTGGTGGTTCGCTGGCTCTGATGGATGCCGGTGTTCCGATCAAATCGGCCGTTGCCGGAATCGCTATGGGTCTTATCAAGTCTGACGACAAGGTGGTCATTCTTACCGACATCCTCGGTGATGAAGATCATTTCGGTGACATGGATTTCAAGGTAACGGGCACTACCGAAGGTGTCACCGCCATTCAGATGGACATAAAGATCGATGGCCTGGATGTTGAGACGATGCGGCAGGCGCTGGACAAAGCGCGCACGGCCCGGTTGCATATCATCGACAAAATGAATGCCACCATGTCTAAACATCGCGACGAATTGTCAGAGCACGCACCTCGAATCATCAGCATCAAGATCCCGCCGTCAAAGATCGGCGAGGTGATTGGCCCCGGTGGTAAAATGATTCGCTCGATCGTGGAAGAGACCGGCGCCAAGATCGATATCAGCGATGATGGTACCGTTTTGATCGCTTCCGTCGATGGTGAGGCCGGACGTCTGGCCATGGAGCGCGTTCAGGCGCTGGCCGAAGAAGCTGAAGTGGGCAAGGTCTACTCGGGTGTCGTGCGTCGCACGGCCGCCTTCGGTGCCTTTATCGAGATCATACCCGGTACCGACGGCTTGCTGCACATCTCGGAAATCGACCACTCTCGTGTCGAGCGGGTTGAAGATGTGCTCAATGTCGGCGACCGCGTCGATGTAAAAGTGATCAACATCGATGGTGACGGCAAGATCAGGCTTTCGCGCAAAGCGATTCTGACCAATGAACGTGACTCCCGTGGAGCCCAACGGTCAAGATAA
- the rpsO gene encoding 30S ribosomal protein S15: protein MSATKERKAQIISEHRLHEKDTGSPEVQIALLTERINHLTEHMKAHKKDYHTRLGLLKLVGQRRRLLDYLKRSDIESYRQILTQLGLRR from the coding sequence ATGTCAGCGACCAAAGAGCGGAAAGCCCAAATCATCTCTGAGCATCGGCTTCACGAGAAAGACACGGGCTCACCGGAGGTGCAGATCGCACTGCTCACCGAACGTATCAACCATCTTACCGAGCACATGAAAGCTCACAAGAAGGATTATCACACCCGCCTGGGACTTTTGAAACTGGTGGGACAACGTCGTCGGTTACTTGATTATCTTAAGCGTAGCGACATCGAAAGCTACCGTCAGATACTCACCCAACTCGGATTGCGACGTTAG
- a CDS encoding bifunctional riboflavin kinase/FAD synthetase: MSIKLIRGLENYEAPEGQAVVATIGTFDGIHRGHQKILGRVLSHAAQLNAEPLVITFDPHPRTLVTPGEAPLLLTTLPEKERYLGRYFRGMVLTLQFNAALQNLSAADFVRDVLVSRLGLKQLVVGADHAFGKDRSGNIDELRRLGAQFDFQVDVVEPVVLDSERVSSTKVRRQLEGGDLGRAVDFLGHSYAILGMVEKGIGLGHKLGYPTANIGYGGRKLLPPQGVYACRAQVGERRKEGMLFIGRNHFNPEVRITVEANLFDFEEDIYDQELIAYPIRFVRPNRKFESTEALVDQIKLDKQEVLRILEKENQNVSDQRAESPNHL, encoded by the coding sequence TTGAGTATCAAGCTGATAAGAGGACTGGAGAATTATGAAGCGCCGGAAGGTCAGGCTGTGGTGGCCACCATCGGGACTTTCGACGGCATCCATCGAGGACATCAGAAAATCCTCGGACGAGTCTTGAGCCATGCAGCACAGCTCAACGCCGAGCCTCTTGTTATCACCTTCGATCCCCACCCGCGCACTTTGGTTACGCCTGGCGAGGCACCTTTGCTGTTGACTACGTTGCCGGAAAAAGAGCGATACCTGGGGCGTTATTTCCGGGGGATGGTTCTCACACTTCAGTTCAATGCTGCACTTCAGAACCTGAGCGCCGCCGACTTTGTCCGCGATGTTCTGGTTTCGCGGCTGGGATTGAAGCAGTTGGTGGTGGGGGCCGATCATGCTTTCGGCAAGGACCGCTCAGGCAACATTGATGAATTGCGCCGTTTGGGCGCACAGTTTGACTTCCAGGTTGATGTTGTGGAGCCGGTTGTGCTTGATTCCGAGCGGGTTTCCTCGACCAAAGTGCGCCGCCAGCTTGAAGGCGGCGACCTCGGCCGGGCTGTGGACTTCCTGGGCCATTCCTACGCTATTCTCGGAATGGTGGAAAAAGGGATTGGCCTGGGGCACAAACTGGGTTATCCTACAGCTAATATTGGCTACGGTGGGCGCAAGCTTCTGCCACCTCAGGGTGTTTATGCCTGTCGGGCACAGGTGGGAGAGCGCAGAAAAGAGGGAATGTTGTTTATTGGCCGGAACCACTTCAATCCGGAAGTGAGAATAACCGTCGAGGCCAATCTGTTTGACTTTGAGGAAGATATATATGACCAAGAACTGATCGCCTATCCAATCCGTTTCGTGAGACCGAATCGCAAATTCGAGTCAACCGAAGCACTGGTTGATCAGATCAAATTGGACAAACAAGAAGTATTGAGAATACTCGAAAAGGAGAACCAAAATGTCAGCGACCAAAGAGCGGAAAGCCCAAATCATCTCTGA
- the truB gene encoding tRNA pseudouridine(55) synthase TruB has translation MTERLQPYNGVLLVNKPSGLTSHDVVQRLRKTLNQRRIGHTGTLDPLAEGLLVVCLGRATKIARFLTGWDKAYEADVFLGLTSKTFDREGIEQSDIAQPPPTLTVDAIERLLAPFRGRIVQTVPAYSSVQVDGQRLYKRARRGEDIAPPTREIEIKKLSVLTWDSPHLRLLVTCSKGTYIRSLANDVGKAVGCGAYLDGLQRISVGSLHLDDSLTLDSIQQQHESGTLEALVLPCHQVLDYSAIRVTAEFSQHVVEGPELTDADVVQIEGAFEAGDTVLLKNDQGIVLAVGTAETSSLDFHRTSDHGLFEYVRVLN, from the coding sequence ATGACTGAACGACTTCAACCCTATAACGGCGTACTGCTCGTGAACAAACCGTCCGGTTTGACCAGCCACGATGTTGTTCAAAGACTCCGCAAGACACTCAATCAACGGAGGATCGGTCACACTGGAACGCTCGACCCGTTGGCCGAGGGGTTGCTCGTGGTCTGTCTGGGAAGGGCGACCAAAATCGCACGATTCCTGACCGGTTGGGACAAAGCCTATGAGGCCGATGTTTTTCTCGGCCTTACATCGAAGACATTTGATCGAGAGGGGATTGAACAATCGGACATTGCTCAGCCTCCTCCGACATTGACGGTCGACGCGATCGAGAGGCTCCTTGCGCCTTTTCGCGGCCGAATTGTTCAAACGGTCCCCGCTTATTCCAGTGTGCAGGTCGACGGGCAACGACTGTACAAACGCGCACGCAGGGGAGAGGACATTGCCCCGCCGACGCGGGAGATCGAAATCAAAAAACTCAGCGTACTCACCTGGGATAGTCCCCACTTACGCCTGCTGGTGACCTGCTCCAAAGGCACCTACATCCGATCCCTGGCCAACGACGTAGGCAAGGCCGTCGGCTGCGGCGCCTATCTGGATGGTTTGCAGCGTATATCGGTCGGAAGTTTGCACCTGGATGACAGCCTCACTCTCGACAGCATTCAGCAGCAACATGAGTCCGGCACGCTGGAAGCTCTGGTGCTGCCATGCCATCAGGTGCTGGACTATTCGGCTATCAGAGTGACCGCCGAATTTAGCCAACATGTAGTGGAGGGTCCTGAGTTGACAGACGCCGATGTAGTGCAGATCGAAGGAGCCTTTGAGGCCGGGGACACGGTCTTGCTGAAAAACGATCAGGGCATAGTTCTTGCCGTCGGCACCGCAGAAACTTCCTCACTCGATTTTCATCGGACGAGCGACCACGGACTCTTTGAATATGTGCGGGTGTTGAATTGA